TGTGCTGAGTTGAAATTTGTGGTCAAAGTTgacaaattctaaaaatatggtGGAATTCATGTggtgacaattttttaaaatttctgactACTAAAACAAAGAATTCGTTGAAGTTctgatttgaaattttgcacctgcaaacattttgaaaacttcaaatttgATTCGGCATTTCTAATTTGAAAAACAGACATCGTACTCGATCTagaaaatgtcaaattaaattTGTGCTTGAAACTGTTTTTGGAAAACAACCCcatctttttagttttttatatttaaaaatttacagcaAATAAATAGTGcccatttatataatttttgcgaGTCTCTAGAAACTTCTAAAAAGTTAATAATCGAGGTAGAAAGCAATgcattcaaatttgaaaagttaTGACTACTTTTGTAGGtggaatatatacatattttccagTGCCGTTAATGGGTTAATACCTTTACAACAGTAAACGGTTGCTTACATTAATAAAATACTATTAGTAAATGTTGCCAATTGGCTGACACATTGTGCCATTTGTTCTGGGTACCATGTTACGTGATaccatataaacatacatacatatatgtatacattattAGAGTAgatcaaaaacaaaagtgaCAAAAATCCACTCCTGCATATAAAGCTTACATACGTCGCGAAAATTTCGGCactataaaaaatgattttgttgaTCTTTCCAAAGTCACCAAAATTATTCTAATTTGATTATTTGTTATccgataaaaacaacaaaaaaaaaaaccttattattatctttatatctttatttattttattgcaaagtATACTTATTATTTATTCCTTGGAATATCTTAGGACGGAAACCAGTATTTTCTCATGACTTCTATGACTCCAGGAACCGAATTGTTCGCTTTCAGTGCGCACCGTTCTCACGCACGTCATCTTTGTGCGACCACGACCTCTTTTCCCTTGTGGATTCCATGCAAaagctatttttgttttgttgcttttatcTTTACTTAACGTGTGGCCAATTCAGCTCCATTTTCGCTTTTTGATTTCCAGATTAGGGGATATGTTTTTGCGAAGGAGAGGGAAGGTTCTCCTTTCTGATGGTAACTGGCCAGAAAGTCCGGTAGATTTTGCGGTGGTATTTGTTTacgcggcaggctaatcacctaccctgccagaaagcaaaatagattaacgaaaccaacgcccGAGTGGagcgaacaaagaaaaaacaaattttgtttacgaAAGCTTGTAATTTATTGCAGATCACGTCAGTCACTTTCCAAATTTATGATGCATACAGGAGCTCTAGTTTGAGAACAGGTCTAATTTAATGAcgcattaataattaaaaaaatactaaactttTGAATTTAGTTCATTAGTTTTCATTCTTGTCCTTACCATTCTTCGCCTAAATgatattcaaaaaatggtcaaatgacttttctattattattcgTATACTAAGAAGAttcttgaataaataaaaaataatatatatttttaaacaacaaccaaaaaacaaagGTCGCTCATTTAAGGGTTAATTGTTAAGTGTTTGAagctttataactttttttatgaatttagcaATAAGGAAAGCAGTAAGCAAATAATCAagttataatacaataaatacaaacattttgcaaatttacttTTTGCTTGTATGAAGACCGACCCGATCTAATACTGACAATTATGTGTTGCTTCTTTCAGCGCAACTAACAACATTGTACTACAATAGAAACTAATttgtttattccactcaaataTAGTTTTATAACTTGCGTGCTTATCAAattgtttgtttaccatatacaCTATTAAATTTTTGCCCATTCATTGTAGTTATCTTTGCGGAGGCTTTCGTGAGATAATGTGGAAATAAATGCTCGggaaatgaataataaatacatacacgtaCCTAAATTATAGAATTTAAATTAGACAGAAGCTAATGATAGACCAGAATAAAGTATGTACTAATATACaggtttgtgtgttttttttaatgacacaATAAATAATTACACAAATTAAGCGTTTTTATGAGacctacgtacatatattttactACAATATTATTACTAACGATACCAGTGGCTGACGGCGCACAGTCCTCTGACCCCatgaaaagagtaaaaaaaaattgaaggaatGGTTGAAATTTGTTGAAACTGTGCTCCTAAAGGGATTACATCACactaatttcaaaaatgatatCGGTTTTTCCGTACAAgttaccaattttgaaaaatatcgagttaaaaagtttgaaaaaaaccgACGCAGAAATCAACACAAATTTCCTAAAATTAGGAAAATAAAACGGAGCTATAAAGTGATGATATATTCATAGTGTATTATGCATCAGTTTCTGAACTTAAATCTTGTCAGGAGGAACTTATAAATGATGCAAAGAGTACGATGCTAttatcttttttcttcattttccacATATTGCTTAATGCTTAAATAAGAACCCTTTGAAGTTTTGTTTCCTTGTTTTAAGTTCCTTCGATATGAAACTAATGGTCTTGATGGTAATAGCAAATGAGTCATGAAATCTTTTTTGGTATGTACTCCAGTTATTCGTGTATCAGAAATCGATATTTTCTTAAGTGTTTTTGGTAACTTTCTATGGcttctttaaataataaacctgcCAAAACCTGCTCGTTAAAACAAATAGGCAGGCAAATAAATGGATAAATAGATCAGTTTTGGTAAACAGAAATTATTTTCTGaagttgatatgaaaaatgggTCAGACACGACAATATTGTGCGAAGCGTGGTCAAAGCGTGATGAAACAGCTCAATCGATGGCTAAACTAGGAGTAACGGCCAGTAACGTTCTACTCTCTATTTGGTGGGACTTAAAAGGaatcatttattatgagttgcaGCAAAGAACAGTCAACTCACCAATacgtttttaatatatttattctgGACCTTGtcgataattttgaaaatatcatctCATATGCTGACGATCTCGTCATCTATCGCGCAAACAACAATATCTatcgaaaaatatacacaaaattGGCACCTAAAAATAAACCCAAAAAAGTGCGAAGCAATCTTGTTTAGACCCcccctaaaaaaatttaatcatgatattcaaaaaaattggaaaaattttagaatgaaACCAAAGATAAATGAGTCAAGTTTTTCGGTGCGGAGCACAGTGAAATATTGAAGAATACACCTGGACAAGTTTTTATACTTCAATCATCACGTAAATCAACAGTTGGAGCGGGCCACAAGGGCatactttttatataaacaattattCTCTTCACAACATATATCTCCTAGAGTCAAGTTAGTCATATACCAATGTTTAATACGACCTATAATTATATACGTCGTTCCCATATGGTTCAACATATCTCCATcctacatgaaaaaaattagaatcttTGAACTCAAATGTCTCAGGGCATGCACCTTGCTATACAATAAACCACAAAGTGATTACACAAAATATTATTCTAATAGTTATCTCTATAAAATATCCAAAGTTCACAGAATAGATAATTACATGATTAATCTCACAAGGAAGCACATACAAAGATGCCTGAACTGCACTATGAACAATCTCATAAATGGGACATTCTACACTAACGAGGAGTACATAAAAAATTCTCCGGAACTAGGATTTATCCCCCCTGAGGCCTTTATCTAACTTGACAAAAACACAATGGTGCAAAATGATGAGGCTCTACCGATATTATACCACAGATACCTGTACAGGTAAATCTATAAAATCCTCTAAGCCTGACGAAAATGAACTTAGATTCGATATGAGTATaccttttaaatattgtaaagttTAGAAGacattaaatgccaaaaattttGGTGCCAAAAGgaataatatatgtttttttattttgaattggtgTCGTCTGTTTTTATATTATACCCCATAAATTTGTTGTtcgtataatgtttttttttcgactttttcatTATACTCTTAAAATAATCTACGTTTGTATTTAATAAGGATTAATgttaatcttaatttttgtttaaatttattagtCTTGTTCATTTAGATTACATCAATTTATGTACGAAATCTTTacaaataaacataattaaaaaaaagcactgaaaagatattctttagattgtaaaataagttttaatggaaaaaaagcccaaaacgaaaattttaaagcgcTGGAGCAGTTGCCCCCTTACCTGATGATTTTTCTACGTAACaatagttattagttataacaaGTTATAAGCGATCCGTGCGCCGAATTCCATCTAAATCCGTCTAACCATACGGAGTGAAGAGAAATCTCTCTGGTGTCAGTTGTTCATTTCATCAAATTTCACATAGTCCTTAATCGCCAAATCGAGTCTTtacttccaaaaacaaaactttatggTCAAGCTGTTTAATGCCACGCctcatttttgaaaatcgaacAAACAATGCAGGTCTGATgacattcataaaaaattctttctcgTATTATAAATACAGGTTACCTAAAACAACTACGAAAAAATGGCATTTAGCccctttttttaaatgaagtacTTTTGCGAGGTGGAAAAAGCCCGAGAATATATTACTTTCCTCTACTAATAGCGGGTTTCAATTGGCATAAACCATAAACAAATCTTAGGATTTTTTATGTGTCTAAATTTTCCCAATTTTGAGTTTTAGCatgttgaaattatttttatacatttaaaaaaaaaatattcgtttttaattttttatatgaggcATATACTTTGAGTTCATCATAATTATTTCTATAAAAGTACAGCGGTACATCTAATTAGTTAGggataaaaatgaattaagaaaaagaaattaccaCAACTAGATACTTTTATATACCAAGCGTGGAAGTGAAATTGTGTGTAAAACTTACTTATGATTTGAGAGGATAAAGCTTAAGGTCtatttttgcccaaaattggttgaaaactattttcttaACTGGAGTCTTAGCTTTCAAATGATACCAATCAGTCCAAGTTTTCTTAATTGGAGTGCTAGCTTTCAAAAAGCTTCCAAAAAGTCAAAGTTAGAAGACTTTCGAGTTTTGCGATTTTGTCCACGTCCGCAGCActgtgcggccgattcccaaaaagctggccaaaagtcgaaaaaaaaagtttctagatagagttttttcgtctttgggttggctacagtaatgccttgagtagtgaaaaccgttcatagcaacgtcctgtaccctaagtatcctctgtattttcaatcgcaacgtggccttcgtttaagcatcgtattactgtcgatgaatagtgaaagttgtacttaacatttgaaagattttgtaatggagtaaattgaacaaaaccaaatggaatcatcttcggaagattagtaaaatacgagaaatctttagtacatgtcaatacctcgacacaaaatttttagctgcagcaatacgtagatacattttttgcaattttttttataaaatttgagttttcaaactgtatagtaatacaacgccgtcatatgctgctttgaaacctattaaaggttactcaaaaaagtaatggttactgaataaaacaagattcagctgctaccacttgctaccttgcgaccccgaaaacatataaatttacatgcatcttgattatgttcttgaatatacgctatttcacgtgagggggtggccaataggggtggaagggggtggattttcaaaattttaagatcaaattcgtaatcagcgaccccgacaacccccgactaagaaattttgaatcaattacttaattttttgagttttggccagcttttcgggaatcggccgcactgtgcggcgGGCTAGCTTTGTGGTTATATACGCCTGCATAAAAGACCATAAGGTCGAAGTACCAACATCCAATAACTGTAATCTATATACACCTGTGTTCCCAATAATAGCAACGCAACATATTTCACAGTTTTGACTTCTTATTTACTTTCtgtctaatattattttttataaaaaatatagttcatactgaaataaaaaccatataactaaaattctgaaaatttctacaaaattaaaaaaaactgtataaaaaaatttttgattttgtcgtttttaaattgttttcttattatttgaataatattttttggatttttacgaaaaacaattttttttggaaaacaggaggaactcgaccaaacacccaataaagggtgaaAGCGtcacatattattattattatccatATGTTTTAGTTGTTAAAAAGTGTATAAGGTTTGggtgtattttatatatttgtagcACTTTCAGGCTTTTtgataatatataatatgtagatTGCGCATTTGGGTAGTGTATCTATTATTAATTGCTCTTTACATCCTCTACAGCCCTTTTTGCAGCACTTCTGATGATTCGTTAAAATGTTCTAGCGTGAAAGTTGTGTATATAATTATAGAAGTTATTATTTTGTAAAGAGTAGGTAGAAATGTAATGGGTCTGTAGTTCGACTGATGGGTTGGTTCTGGGTTTTTTGGCTCAATGTATGTTTTACctactatattattattataaaaaaaaaaatattcgcactgacattttttggcaaataaatATCTTCGTATAATACTTTAGTCCTTAATATCTTATTCAATAAGCATTTTTGGACTTCTCTCAAAATAGAGTTTAAATAGGAGCTTAACTCCCACCACAAGTTCCCCAAAAACGATCCTTATGAAATTCTAAAATAGAACATTAGCAACAATATTTCTATCACTTTTTGCACGTAACAGTATcggttattttacttttaattataaaaaaaaaacagaaatattgttggaatgaataattttttattatattctggtagataatttcatggtatctattttttgacatatgtcTGCCGGGACTACGAGTTGCATgttccattcgatcagtccaattttgtaTCGCTTTCTCCAATAAATCTGGTCGTATGGTTTGAATATTACGAAAAATCGTTTGTTACCCGCGCTGTATTGCAATTTGCGACCTCGTCGAAGCTTTGCCgactaatttttggaagcaaaaattcagtcagcatggcgcAAAaccgctcgccattcaccgtaacgtcATCTGCTTCgtcatttctaaataaataacgaCCAATGATACCGTCAGTGCTGTATGAACTTCACGAACAAGTTTATaagtttcaaagtaaatttccacaattaggAAGCTTTCTTCTGGCGTTAAAAGATTCAAGATGACTTGTCAAACCTTACTGAGCAGACATTTTAACACAGCTTTCCattctcagctatcaaaccatcgttaccgatagttctcatgcagttaaaaaaaaactatataaagaAGAATTCTTtgaccaaaatattaaaattttaacctAGTGTACATAAAACCCTGAAACATGCTGGGCTATTCTAGTACTATATGATCGTTTATATGTTCCAGAAAAGCCAAGAAATCTGGCCTGATCTCCAAGGTTTAAGTCTTTACTACTTCTTACTGGATGAAATAAAGGAATTTTAGTTATGAAGaggcaaaaatatattataattttataagaaaattaatattttataagcttGTAATCTCCAAATACTTTAGGCAcataactttcaaaatatgtatgtactcgtatgtatataattctgtattttttcaatcaaaatatttatgaacaacACATCTCGTTTTCTAGAACTCAAAAATATTCATTGGCCTACTGGCGCTTTCAATTCTCTTAGCTGCTACTCCCCCCAGCAATGGCGCCAGAATACTCGCGGTTTACTCGTTTCCCGGCAAAAGTCACTTCATGATGCATCGAGCTCTAATAAGCGAGTTGATTAAGAATGGACATCAGGTGCATAAAATTACCTTATATAATTTTGAGAagaattttgccaattttattatccaaacctttctttttttgtttaatactcATCTAGGTGACCATGATTACCGCATACACGATGGCATCACTCAACCTGGGCAGTAATTACACTGAGATATTAATTGAACCGGTTTATGATTTTTGGAAGGATAGTAAGTAATGAAAAAGTTACCATATTCAATAGCCGTTcgctaaatatttacatataataaataaatttgaatatccAGAATAGttcaaaatttacatttttgtcgtGATGAAGTTCATGAACTTACtgcgtttgaaaattattaaatttgaataacGAAATTTTAAGTCAGTGGACGCAAATTTAAGTTAGTTGTAATAATCATTCTACCAGAAAGGCTGTGCAATCTATAGCACATAAAGTCGAGCCAATACATTAATTATTGAATATTGGTCGAGGCACCAACAATATAGCAGCTTCAAAATGAGTCAAATTGATCACGCTAACTGAAACTGAATAATGAATTCCGAATTAAATGACACAGTTTAATAGCGAATTCCGATTTCAAAGCTATACACCAGGCCCGGAACTAATCATGCAAAAGACAAGCGTAATATAGAGTATGTCACCACAATTTATAGGTGCAACTGTTATAAGCTACTATTCCTCATTTGACCGCATTCTGTCACTCATTGTGTTGGCAGCAGCTGATTTTGGCTGTTATACTTCTGAGTGTTCTGCGACTTTTACAATGGAAAAATTAGTTGATCGAAGAGTGtgtcttaaattttgcgtttcaaacaaaatttcttgtgCAAAATCACTGAAAATGAAACAATCATATGAATTGTATGAAGCTTTCAAAGAGGTCGAGAAGTAGTAGCTGAATTGCATTGTTCTGCCTTAATCGAGTTATAATATAAGTTATTTTTCGAAATCGCATTAGGACTGATATTTTGGGCATGAAAAGCGTCGCAGCGTGACTGGTTCCAAAAGAGCTTAGTTATGTCCACAAACAGCATCGTAAGCAAGTAAATGAAAAGATGATTTTCCAAGCTTCTCCTAACCACACCTTCATGAAACGAATCACAAATAACAACGAGACATGGGATTACGGATATGAGATGCAAATTACCGAGCACTCTTCGAAATGGCGTCTCGAAAATGAACACAACCCCAAAATATCATAATCCACAGAAAGAACTGAAGCCAATACATCAATTAGAAATATATGGAGGTTTTGTATTGCACTAGTTGGGGCCTACTTTAaaagcgacaaaataaattgtgattaataattttatttaacgaTGCCgggtacttacatatattacatGGGATGATCAATAGATAGAGAGAGATTTCTCTAGATTATCTTGAGaaagttaaaataattaatCTGAATATTATTGCAAGCTTTTAGATCAGTTGAATGATAAATTATGCGAGAATAGACATGATttacagaataaaaaaatcaaattgagTGAATTAAAGAACGAATTGCTTGAACACCTACAGTATTCAGACCGCTGAACTGATCGAtgtattgggtagtcgaaaaagtcttctcgtatttctaatcaaacttcaactcattttcttttttatatttataatgaactttattaaaccaaatatgtaccattttggtcgaccacctttgccatttttcttctagagacattattccatcagtgtaaaacttttgtggttgctcggcgaaaaactgcaacaagtaattttcacaggcttctcttgaagccaactttactccattaagggagttctgcattgactgaaacaaatggtagtccgatggtgcaaggtcagggctatatggtggatgcatcaaaacttcccaagctctcccagtttttgccgagtcatcaaagatgtgtgtggccgaacgttgtcctgatggaagacgacgccctttctgctgatcagttctggccgtttttttcgattgcttgctccaatctcatcagttgttgacagtaaagtgtagaatcaatcgttcgagcaggctggagcagctcatagtagatgattcctttccaatcccaataaacacacagcataacctttcgaggcgtcaatcctggctttgcgaccatttgttgagcttcaccacccttgcacaaTGATCTTTTTCGcccattattgtcgtatttgatccactttacgtctcctgttaccattcgcttcagaaatggttcgattccatttcgtttcagcaaagaatcgcagatgataattcggtccattaaatttttctcccaattttttaaatggttcaaaaccgtttgatgatgaatgtttagtgccttggcgatgtcatcacagcttatgtgacggtcctggtcaatcttttccataatttcaacgactttttcaacgataggtcgaccggagcgaggtgcatctttcacatcgaaatttccagaacggaaggagcgaaccattgttgtgctacacgaactgatacagcatcgtctccgcaaacttcacaaatttcattggtggcttgcgtgacATTCGTCCCTTTTTCatacaaaactttcaaaatatagcgaatttcttcattattttcactcatttttgaacagctataactttttttcaacttctccgaatttaatttcttttttatttaaatgaagcttaaaatgtaacctttctaacaccatatgacacaatgtgattggtagtaCTGGAGATAGATGCCTCCaacggcatctattgacaaaatacgaaaatactttttcgactacccaatataaaattatgtatttaaatattaaatttttgcactGAGGAATATTGAGAATACTTTCAATGACAAACtctttttcttgatttattTTGCAGTTAAAGAGGATGCTGGCGCTAAGAATATATTCGAGTTGACCACAATGGATGTACCTGCCTTCTTTCAGATGCTGCAAGTTTTGGGTATGGCCACGACTGAGCATGCGCTCAAGCAACCCAAAGTTCAAGCGATTATCAATGCGAAACAAACAGAAGGTGTCTACGATTTGCTGCTGGTCGAACAATTCTACCAGGAAGCCTTCCTTGCACTCAGCTATATCTATAAAATTCCTATTGTAAGTACCAGCACATTGGGCTATGAAAATCATATGAGTCAGATGGTTGGCATTATAACACCCTGGTCATATGTGCCACATGGTTTTCTACCCTATACCGATCGCATGAGTTTTTGGGAGCGTGCGAAAAATGCTTATTACTCACTCTATGAAGATTTGCATCGTGAGTACAAATATTTCCCACTGATGGATGAGTTGGTGACAAAATATTTCGGACATTTGGGAAGTGAGTGGCTAATTTCTAGGAATGGTATATAATTTGATATGACTACATATTTGCAGTTGATGTTCCCAAGGTAAGCGCCATGGAAAAGAGACTATCGGCAATCTTGCTGAATAGTTATGCGCCATTGACCAGTGCACGCCCCACCATTGACGCCTTGGTGCCAGTAGGTGGCATGCATATTTATCCACCCGAAAAATTGCCTGCTGATATGCAGAAATTTCTAGATGAAGCCGAGCATGGCGCTATTTACTTCAGCTTGGGTAGGAAAGCTGATTGCATAACCTCACATTTGTTACCAAACtaatttacaattaaatttttgctcCACGACAGGCAGTAATGTGGAGAGTAAGGATATGCCAGATGCCTATTTGAAAATCTTTCTCGATGTATTTCGCAGCATGAAGCAACGGGTCTTGTGGAAATTCGAAAATGAGAGCGTTGTAAATTTGCCACCAAATGTTATGGTGAAGAAGTGGATGCCACAAAGTGATATACTAGCACACCCTAATGTGCGCGTGTTTATTACGCATGGCGGTTTGTTTGGCACACAAGAAGGTGTGCACTATGGAGTGCCTATGCTTGGTATGCCTTTCTATTGTGATCAGGTGAGTAGAGCAAGTAACACCAATCGTTTTACCACAAGCTCAAACATGTATTTCATAAACCTAAAAACATATTCTATTTCAAACTTCTTCTACAGCACCTGAATTTGAAGAAAGCCGCACTGCAAGGTTATGCCATCAACCTGCACTTCCAGTCAATTACCTTTGATGTGTTGAAAAATGCGCTTACCGAGTTGTTGAATAATCCCAGTTATCGCGATAATATCAAACGCTTCTCGCATATTTTCCATGATCGTCCACTGCAGGCGCGTGAGACGGCCATGTTTTGGATTGATTATGTGGTGCGGCATAAAGGTGCTGCCCATTTGCGTGCTGCTGGTCTCGACTTGAAGTGGTACCAATTCTACTTGTTGGATGTATTTGCTTTTGCTGTCGGagttatttttttgcttctgcTGTTGGTTGTCTGTATGTTGCGTTTTGCTTTGCGCCGATTTGGCAATGGTaataaacagaaacagaaaaaattgtaatcatattttgatttcgaaaataattgtaaataaaaatcagattTTTATTATGCCTTTCATGGATTTTTATCTGCACTTTTCCACCGAAGCTTCAGTTAACATCAAGGATTGCAGGCGGTGAGAATAAGAAGTATTATAATACCACCCTAAATAACCTAAATTTATATTGGGAGTGTTGAAAAAATACtacgatttattttcatctcAGAGGATTTATTGGACTAATTTTGGCTCAAacatgtaaaaaat
The sequence above is drawn from the Anastrepha obliqua isolate idAnaObli1 chromosome 4, idAnaObli1_1.0, whole genome shotgun sequence genome and encodes:
- the LOC129245656 gene encoding UDP-glycosyltransferase UGT5-like, with amino-acid sequence MNSKIFIGLLALSILLAATPPSNGARILAVYSFPGKSHFMMHRALISELIKNGHQVTMITAYTMASLNLGSNYTEILIEPVYDFWKDIKEDAGAKNIFELTTMDVPAFFQMLQVLGMATTEHALKQPKVQAIINAKQTEGVYDLLLVEQFYQEAFLALSYIYKIPIVSTSTLGYENHMSQMVGIITPWSYVPHGFLPYTDRMSFWERAKNAYYSLYEDLHREYKYFPLMDELVTKYFGHLGIDVPKVSAMEKRLSAILLNSYAPLTSARPTIDALVPVGGMHIYPPEKLPADMQKFLDEAEHGAIYFSLGSNVESKDMPDAYLKIFLDVFRSMKQRVLWKFENESVVNLPPNVMVKKWMPQSDILAHPNVRVFITHGGLFGTQEGVHYGVPMLGMPFYCDQHLNLKKAALQGYAINLHFQSITFDVLKNALTELLNNPSYRDNIKRFSHIFHDRPLQARETAMFWIDYVVRHKGAAHLRAAGLDLKWYQFYLLDVFAFAVGVIFLLLLLVVCMLRFALRRFGNGNKQKQKKL